A window of the Streptomyces sp. NBC_00454 genome harbors these coding sequences:
- a CDS encoding chitinase has product MRAARGAVGRTALSLLTSAALAAAGLLAIGPSAAAADADLVRNGGFEAGLDGWTCSASSGAVVSTPVHGGSSALKGTPAGQDNARCSQTVTVKPDSAYTLSAWVQGAYVYLGATGTGTTDVQTWTQTPGAWKQLSTSFRTGAATTSVTVYTQGWYGQPPQFTDDVTLVGPDPGGSGPGQPQPPAAPTGLTASASSPTAVGLSWAAATGATSYKVYRDGANPTTVTGTSATVTGLTAATTYSFQVSAVNAAGESLKSAAAAVTTPGDGGGNPGNPGLPAHALVGYLHASFANGSGYVRMADVPASWDVINLAFGEPTSVTSGDIRFQLCPVSECPTVESAAEFKAAIKAKQAAGKKVLISIGGQNGQVQLATTAARDTFVSSVSKIIDEYGLNGLDIDFEGHSLSLATGDTDFRAPTTPVIVNLISAVKTLKAKYGPDFVLTMAPETFFVQLGYQYYGSGPWGGQDPRAGAYLPVIHALRDDLTLLHVQDYNSGSIMGLDNQYHSMGGADFHIAMTDMLLTGFPVAGNTARVFPPLRPDQIAIGLPATTNAGNGYTSPAEVTKALDCLTKKANCGTYQTHGTWPALRGLMTWSVNWDRFGNWEFSKNFDAYFGG; this is encoded by the coding sequence GTGCGCGCAGCAAGAGGCGCCGTCGGAAGAACGGCCCTGTCCCTCCTCACGTCCGCCGCCCTCGCGGCGGCCGGACTCCTCGCCATCGGCCCGTCGGCCGCGGCCGCGGACGCCGACCTCGTCCGCAACGGCGGCTTCGAAGCCGGACTCGACGGCTGGACCTGCTCCGCCAGCAGCGGAGCTGTCGTCAGCACCCCGGTCCACGGCGGGAGTTCCGCCCTCAAGGGCACCCCGGCCGGGCAGGACAACGCCCGCTGCTCCCAGACCGTCACCGTCAAGCCCGACTCCGCCTACACCCTCAGCGCCTGGGTGCAGGGCGCGTACGTCTACCTCGGCGCCACCGGCACCGGGACCACGGACGTGCAGACCTGGACCCAGACCCCGGGTGCCTGGAAGCAGCTGAGCACGAGCTTCCGTACCGGCGCGGCCACCACCTCCGTGACCGTGTACACGCAGGGCTGGTACGGCCAGCCGCCGCAGTTCACGGACGACGTCACCCTCGTCGGCCCCGACCCCGGCGGCTCCGGCCCCGGCCAGCCCCAGCCCCCGGCCGCCCCCACCGGCCTGACGGCGTCCGCCTCCTCCCCGACGGCGGTCGGCCTCTCCTGGGCCGCCGCGACCGGCGCCACCTCGTACAAGGTCTACCGGGACGGCGCCAACCCGACCACCGTCACCGGCACTTCGGCGACGGTCACCGGCCTCACCGCCGCCACGACGTACTCCTTCCAGGTCAGCGCGGTCAACGCGGCCGGGGAGTCCCTCAAGAGCGCCGCCGCGGCGGTGACCACCCCGGGCGACGGCGGCGGCAACCCCGGTAACCCGGGCCTGCCCGCGCACGCTCTCGTCGGCTACCTGCACGCCAGCTTCGCCAACGGCTCCGGCTACGTCCGGATGGCCGACGTGCCCGCCTCGTGGGACGTCATCAACCTGGCCTTCGGCGAGCCGACTTCGGTCACCTCGGGCGACATCCGCTTCCAGCTCTGCCCGGTCAGCGAATGCCCGACCGTGGAATCGGCGGCCGAGTTCAAGGCGGCCATCAAGGCCAAGCAGGCCGCCGGCAAGAAGGTGCTGATCTCGATCGGCGGCCAGAACGGACAGGTCCAGCTGGCCACCACGGCGGCCCGCGACACCTTCGTCTCCTCCGTCAGCAAGATCATCGACGAGTACGGGCTCAACGGCCTCGACATCGACTTCGAGGGCCACTCCCTCTCCCTGGCGACCGGAGACACCGACTTCCGCGCCCCCACCACCCCGGTGATCGTCAACCTGATCTCCGCCGTGAAGACCCTCAAGGCCAAGTACGGCCCGGACTTCGTCCTGACCATGGCCCCCGAGACCTTCTTCGTCCAGCTCGGCTACCAGTACTACGGCTCCGGCCCCTGGGGCGGCCAGGACCCGCGCGCGGGCGCCTACCTCCCGGTCATCCACGCCCTGCGCGACGACCTCACGCTGCTGCACGTCCAGGACTACAACTCGGGCTCGATCATGGGCCTCGACAACCAGTACCACTCCATGGGCGGCGCCGACTTCCACATCGCCATGACCGACATGCTGCTCACCGGCTTCCCGGTGGCGGGCAACACGGCCCGCGTCTTCCCGCCGCTGCGCCCGGACCAGATCGCCATCGGCCTGCCGGCCACGACCAACGCCGGCAACGGTTACACCTCCCCGGCGGAGGTCACCAAGGCCCTGGACTGCCTGACCAAGAAGGCGAACTGCGGGACCTACCAGACCCACGGCACCTGGCCCGCGCTGCGCGGCCTGATGACCTGGTCGGTCAACTGGGACCGCTTCGGCAACTGGGAGTTCTCGAAGAACTTCGACGCCTACTTCGGCGGCTGA
- a CDS encoding phosphatase PAP2 family protein, with protein MSETPRSRETAGDTSTGLPQRRTGHAFAHTPHRSDSRTPQTPRGARQPGPGGRPGTTPPVPGRPATLLRRASTAPAPRALAALCALCFALFALITWQVLVSGPLLTLDAGLSRVLVRTVPDEVTQRLSDLGNVPVAVPVLVFAVVYAARRGNRLGAAAAALAMALVPALVVPLKDWTGRPGPLEPWAAGYYPSGHTATAFVAYTAAALLVTPYLRVRWPLPLAAALTVLTATGLILRGYHWPLDVLASLLMCTPLLLVVHRCAARPVGPPA; from the coding sequence ATGAGTGAGACACCCCGCTCGCGGGAAACCGCGGGCGACACCAGTACCGGGCTTCCCCAGCGCCGCACTGGGCATGCGTTCGCGCACACTCCTCACCGATCGGACAGCCGTACGCCCCAAACCCCCCGGGGCGCACGGCAACCCGGTCCGGGCGGCCGTCCCGGAACCACCCCCCCTGTTCCGGGACGGCCGGCCACTCTCCTGCGCCGGGCCTCCACGGCCCCGGCCCCCCGCGCGCTCGCCGCGCTCTGCGCGCTCTGCTTCGCGCTCTTCGCCCTGATCACCTGGCAGGTCCTCGTGTCGGGCCCCCTGTTGACCCTGGATGCCGGCCTCAGCCGCGTGCTGGTGCGCACCGTCCCGGACGAGGTCACCCAACGTCTCTCGGACCTCGGCAACGTGCCCGTGGCGGTGCCCGTCCTGGTCTTCGCCGTCGTCTACGCCGCCCGGCGCGGCAACCGCCTCGGCGCCGCGGCCGCCGCCCTGGCCATGGCCCTGGTGCCGGCCCTGGTCGTACCGCTCAAGGACTGGACCGGCCGTCCGGGCCCCCTGGAGCCCTGGGCCGCCGGCTACTACCCCTCGGGCCACACGGCGACCGCCTTCGTGGCCTACACGGCCGCGGCCCTCCTCGTGACCCCGTACCTGCGCGTGCGCTGGCCGCTCCCGCTGGCCGCCGCCCTCACCGTGCTGACGGCCACGGGCCTGATCCTGCGCGGCTACCACTGGCCCCTGGACGTCCTGGCCAGCCTTCTGATGTGCACCCCGCTCCTGCTGGTCGTCCACCGGTGCGCCGCACGGCCTGTCGGACCCCCCGCCTAA
- a CDS encoding ATP/GTP-binding protein: protein MDTDGTHNGQRVRADHVPRPAGPPPGSAPPRPAYAPSTGPSLEQWLRAPRPEAEPGFWRFGHRPRAGGGDQPATAGALLSGVVISFLACVLAWSLLTNNYIPYTDLPLKLLTPRDWWQLGGAPVDGRGTAALQAYMLLVTCLLVLWFSRLGSWDLAFQRLVAVRGPRARAAGAAAGAMFVMMLIWTRTLTVLGLVSDHLPYESMSEGTIKVMAVLVYVVVSAPVVVFFVRLGRRPAPEDRPKPGPTPPVPTAGPSPEDLVQWAEVRRAGLVEVADRLGGEAGAGRMSDVDYTRIRRAWETVRADPSRTRAFADAVRDHGAGACVHPSGARDLPVRAARHDLLARQLLLGTVEDSERNPYARRGSGLALDPAVLGTSLLAIGPSGAGKTTRLVRPVVESLALQALAGQAAVVAVGSAGAQLGPDEAYDVVVRIGVPDSVYDLDLYGGAGDPDEAAILLAEGFVGDMPGVDVRRAATALAQLLGPFRAAYGRFPSVPELRELLDHMPGAIASLRGALEAAGQESMLRELDARTRQHGTPADPGPALADRVALLDRPAFAGFFDTTGAGRPFSLRALEHPLRVRVDLPERGHADASRMLARLLLAQFNAAAAARTDRSLFAFLAFDDASHTLTAETVRGVQRLRSANAGVLLTLRTLDDVPEALRTPLLGAVGCRMAFSGITTWDGKRFAETWGTEWVETRDVTHRTVFADQPLTRAIHAFRKLVTGKAVTTDAVTVRQVERERWSASELAHAVPPGCAVLSLTSVRGERAAPLLVRLAGTS from the coding sequence ATGGACACCGACGGCACGCACAACGGGCAGAGGGTCCGTGCGGACCACGTACCCAGGCCGGCCGGGCCGCCGCCGGGCTCGGCCCCGCCCAGGCCCGCCTACGCACCCAGCACGGGTCCCTCGCTCGAGCAGTGGCTGCGCGCCCCTCGGCCGGAGGCGGAACCGGGCTTCTGGCGGTTCGGGCACCGGCCGCGGGCAGGAGGCGGGGACCAGCCGGCCACGGCCGGAGCACTGCTGAGTGGTGTGGTCATCTCCTTCCTGGCGTGTGTGCTGGCCTGGTCCCTGCTGACCAACAACTACATTCCGTACACCGACCTGCCCCTCAAGCTGTTGACGCCCCGGGACTGGTGGCAACTGGGGGGTGCGCCTGTCGACGGCCGGGGGACCGCCGCGCTCCAGGCCTACATGCTGCTGGTGACCTGCCTGCTGGTGCTCTGGTTCAGCCGACTGGGCTCCTGGGACCTGGCCTTCCAGCGGCTCGTCGCCGTGCGGGGACCCCGGGCCAGGGCGGCGGGCGCGGCGGCCGGCGCGATGTTCGTGATGATGCTCATCTGGACCAGGACCCTGACGGTCCTGGGCCTCGTCAGCGACCACCTGCCCTACGAAAGCATGAGCGAGGGCACCATCAAGGTGATGGCCGTCCTCGTGTACGTGGTGGTCTCGGCGCCGGTCGTCGTGTTCTTCGTCCGCCTGGGCCGCAGGCCCGCGCCGGAGGACCGGCCGAAGCCGGGCCCCACACCTCCCGTCCCGACGGCGGGGCCTTCCCCCGAGGACCTCGTCCAGTGGGCCGAAGTGCGGCGCGCCGGGCTGGTCGAGGTGGCCGATCGGCTCGGGGGCGAGGCCGGGGCCGGGCGGATGAGTGACGTCGACTACACGCGGATCCGGCGCGCCTGGGAGACCGTGCGGGCCGACCCCTCGCGCACGCGCGCCTTCGCCGACGCCGTACGCGACCACGGCGCCGGGGCGTGCGTCCACCCGTCGGGCGCGCGCGACCTGCCCGTACGCGCCGCCCGGCACGACCTGCTGGCCCGGCAGCTGCTCCTCGGCACGGTCGAGGACAGCGAGCGCAACCCGTACGCCCGCCGCGGCAGCGGCCTCGCCCTCGACCCCGCGGTGCTCGGCACCTCGCTGCTCGCCATCGGTCCCTCCGGTGCGGGCAAGACCACCCGCCTGGTCCGTCCGGTCGTCGAGTCGCTGGCCCTGCAGGCGCTGGCCGGGCAGGCCGCCGTCGTGGCGGTGGGGTCCGCCGGCGCCCAGCTCGGGCCCGACGAGGCCTATGACGTGGTCGTCCGGATCGGCGTCCCCGACTCCGTCTACGACCTGGACCTCTACGGCGGAGCCGGTGACCCCGACGAGGCCGCCATCCTCCTCGCGGAGGGCTTCGTGGGGGACATGCCCGGGGTCGACGTGCGCCGCGCCGCGACGGCGCTCGCCCAGCTCCTGGGGCCGTTCCGGGCGGCGTACGGCCGCTTCCCGTCCGTGCCCGAGCTGCGGGAACTCCTCGACCACATGCCCGGAGCGATCGCGTCACTGCGCGGCGCGCTGGAGGCCGCCGGGCAGGAGTCGATGCTCCGCGAACTCGATGCCCGTACGCGCCAGCACGGCACCCCCGCCGACCCGGGACCGGCCCTCGCCGACAGGGTGGCGCTGCTGGACCGGCCGGCCTTCGCCGGCTTCTTCGACACCACCGGCGCCGGACGCCCGTTCTCGCTGCGCGCGCTGGAACACCCGCTCAGGGTCCGGGTGGACCTTCCCGAGCGCGGGCACGCCGACGCCTCCCGCATGCTGGCCCGCCTGCTCCTGGCCCAGTTCAACGCCGCCGCCGCGGCCCGCACCGACCGCTCGCTCTTCGCCTTCCTGGCCTTCGACGACGCCTCCCACACGCTCACCGCGGAGACCGTGCGCGGGGTCCAGCGGCTCCGGTCGGCGAACGCGGGGGTCCTGTTGACCCTGCGCACCCTGGACGACGTACCGGAGGCCCTGCGCACCCCGCTGCTCGGTGCCGTCGGCTGCCGGATGGCCTTCTCCGGGATCACCACCTGGGACGGCAAGCGGTTCGCCGAGACCTGGGGCACCGAATGGGTGGAGACCCGTGACGTCACCCACCGGACGGTGTTCGCCGACCAGCCCCTGACCCGCGCCATCCACGCCTTCCGCAAACTGGTCACCGGCAAGGCCGTGACCACGGACGCGGTGACCGTGCGGCAGGTGGAGCGGGAGCGGTGGTCCGCCTCCGAACTGGCGCACGCCGTGCCGCCCGGGTGCGCGGTGCTGTCGCTGACCTCGGTCCGGGGGGAGCGGGCGGCTCCGCTGCTGGTCCGGCTCGCCGGGACGAGCTGA
- a CDS encoding ABC transporter permease — protein MSATAAPPQAPAAAEPPVHKPSLKKRLIPYWLLLPGILWLVVFFVLPMVYQASTSVQTGSLEEGFKVTWHFQTYWDAFTEYYPQFLRSLLYAGTATALCLLLGYPLAYLIAFKAGRWRNLLLVLVIAPFFTSFLIRTLAWKTILADGGPVVGVLNKIGFLDVTSWLGMTEGDRVLATPLAVVCGLTYNFLPFMILPLYTSLERIDTRLHEAAGDLYARPATVFRKVTFPLSMPGVVSGTLLTFIPASGDYVNAELLGSTDTRMIGNVIQSQYLRILDYPTAAALSFILMAIVLIMVTVYIRRAGTEDLV, from the coding sequence GTGAGTGCCACTGCCGCGCCGCCCCAGGCGCCCGCCGCGGCCGAACCCCCGGTCCACAAGCCGTCCCTGAAGAAGCGCCTGATCCCGTACTGGCTGCTGCTCCCCGGCATCCTGTGGCTGGTCGTCTTCTTCGTGCTGCCGATGGTCTACCAGGCCTCCACCTCGGTGCAGACCGGCTCCCTCGAAGAGGGGTTCAAGGTCACCTGGCACTTTCAGACCTACTGGGACGCCTTCACCGAGTACTACCCGCAGTTCCTGCGCTCGCTGCTCTACGCGGGCACTGCGACCGCCCTGTGCCTGCTGCTCGGGTACCCGCTGGCCTACCTGATCGCCTTCAAGGCGGGCCGCTGGCGCAACCTCCTCCTCGTGCTGGTCATCGCCCCGTTCTTCACCAGCTTCCTGATCCGCACCCTGGCCTGGAAGACGATCCTGGCCGACGGCGGCCCGGTGGTCGGCGTCCTGAACAAGATCGGCTTCCTGGACGTCACCAGCTGGCTCGGCATGACCGAGGGCGACCGCGTCCTGGCCACGCCCCTCGCGGTGGTCTGCGGTCTGACGTACAACTTCCTCCCCTTCATGATCCTGCCGCTCTACACCTCGCTGGAGCGCATCGACACCCGCCTCCACGAGGCGGCCGGGGACCTGTACGCCCGCCCCGCCACGGTCTTCCGCAAGGTGACCTTCCCGCTCTCCATGCCGGGCGTGGTCTCCGGAACCCTCCTCACCTTCATCCCGGCGAGCGGCGACTACGTCAACGCCGAGCTGCTCGGCTCCACGGACACCCGGATGATCGGCAACGTCATCCAGTCGCAGTACCTGCGCATCCTGGACTATCCGACGGCGGCCGCGCTGTCCTTCATCCTCATGGCCATCGTGCTGATCATGGTCACCGTCTACATCCGCCGAGCGGGAACGGAGGACCTGGTCTGA
- a CDS encoding ABC transporter permease, translated as MKSATTWLRRNLVVIAGLGTLAYLILPNVVVTVFSFNNPTGRFNYAWQEFSLDAWKDPCGVADMCDSLSLSLQIALWATIGATVLGTAIAFAMVRYRFRGRAAVNSLIFLPMAMPEIVMAASLLALFLNMGVQLGFWTILIAHIMFCLSFVVAAVKARVLSMDPRLEEAARDLYAGPVQTFVRVTLPIAAPGIAAGALLSFALSFDDFIITNFNSGNTVTFPMFVWGSAQRGTPVQINVIGTAMFVIAVLVVLAGQMIGNRRKKAQPK; from the coding sequence ATGAAGAGCGCCACCACCTGGCTCCGCCGCAATCTCGTCGTGATCGCGGGACTCGGCACGCTCGCGTACCTGATCCTGCCGAACGTCGTCGTCACGGTCTTCTCCTTCAACAACCCCACCGGGCGGTTCAACTACGCCTGGCAGGAGTTCTCGCTCGACGCCTGGAAGGACCCCTGCGGAGTCGCCGACATGTGCGACTCCCTGTCCCTGTCCCTCCAGATCGCCCTGTGGGCCACCATCGGCGCGACCGTGCTGGGCACCGCGATCGCCTTCGCGATGGTCCGCTACCGCTTCCGGGGGCGCGCCGCGGTCAACTCGCTGATCTTCCTGCCGATGGCCATGCCCGAGATCGTGATGGCGGCCTCGCTGCTCGCCCTCTTCCTCAACATGGGCGTCCAGCTGGGCTTCTGGACGATCCTGATCGCCCACATCATGTTCTGCCTCAGCTTCGTCGTCGCCGCGGTCAAGGCCCGAGTCCTGTCCATGGACCCCCGCTTGGAAGAGGCCGCCCGCGACCTCTACGCCGGCCCCGTGCAGACCTTCGTACGGGTCACCCTGCCGATCGCGGCCCCGGGCATCGCGGCGGGCGCACTGCTCTCGTTCGCGCTCTCGTTCGACGACTTCATCATCACCAACTTCAACTCGGGCAACACCGTCACCTTCCCCATGTTCGTGTGGGGATCGGCCCAGCGCGGTACGCCTGTACAGATCAACGTCATCGGCACGGCGATGTTCGTCATCGCGGTGCTGGTGGTCCTCGCCGGTCAGATGATCGGCAACCGCCGCAAGAAGGCACAGCCCAAGTAA
- the gabT gene encoding 4-aminobutyrate--2-oxoglutarate transaminase, whose amino-acid sequence MTAVPQERRIVTAIPGPKSQELQARRLSTVAGGVGSVLPVFTARAGGGIIEDVDGNRLIDFGSGIAVTSVGASAEAVVRRASAQLADFTHTCFMVTPYEGYVEVCEALAELTPGDHAKKSALFNSGAEAVENAVKIARSYTKRQAVVVFDHGYHGRTNLTMALTSKNMPYKQGFGPFAPEVYRVPVAYGYRWPTGAENCGPEAAAQAIDQISKQIGADNVAAIIIEPVLGEGGFIEPAKGFLPAIVKFANDNGIVFVADEIQSGFCRTGQWFACEDEGIVPDLITTAKGIAGGLPLAAVTGRAEMMDSVHGGGLGGTYGGNPVACAGALGSIETMKELDLNAKAKKIESLMKARLTAMQEKYDIIGDIRGRGAMIAIELVKDPVSKTPFPEAAGALAKACHAEGVLVLTCGTYGNVLRFLPPIVIGEDLLNEGLDVIEAAFAAL is encoded by the coding sequence ATGACCGCTGTCCCGCAGGAGCGCCGCATCGTCACCGCGATCCCCGGCCCCAAGTCGCAGGAGCTGCAGGCCCGCCGCCTTTCGACGGTGGCCGGCGGCGTGGGCTCCGTGCTCCCCGTCTTCACGGCCCGTGCGGGCGGCGGCATCATCGAGGACGTCGACGGCAACCGCCTGATCGACTTCGGCTCCGGCATCGCCGTGACCTCGGTCGGCGCCTCCGCCGAGGCCGTCGTGCGCCGCGCCTCCGCGCAGCTCGCCGACTTCACCCACACCTGTTTCATGGTGACCCCCTACGAGGGCTACGTGGAGGTCTGCGAGGCCCTCGCCGAGCTGACCCCGGGTGACCACGCGAAGAAGTCGGCGCTGTTCAACTCCGGCGCCGAGGCCGTCGAGAACGCCGTCAAGATCGCCCGTTCGTACACCAAGCGCCAGGCCGTCGTCGTCTTCGACCACGGCTACCACGGCCGTACGAACCTCACGATGGCGCTGACCTCGAAGAACATGCCGTACAAGCAGGGCTTCGGTCCGTTCGCCCCCGAGGTCTACCGCGTCCCGGTCGCCTACGGCTACCGCTGGCCGACCGGCGCCGAGAACTGCGGCCCCGAGGCCGCCGCCCAGGCGATCGACCAGATCAGCAAGCAGATCGGCGCCGACAACGTCGCCGCGATCATCATCGAGCCGGTCCTCGGCGAGGGCGGCTTCATCGAGCCGGCCAAGGGCTTCCTCCCGGCGATCGTGAAGTTCGCCAACGACAACGGCATCGTCTTCGTCGCCGACGAGATCCAGTCCGGCTTCTGCCGCACCGGCCAGTGGTTCGCGTGCGAGGACGAGGGCATCGTCCCCGACCTGATCACCACCGCCAAGGGCATCGCGGGCGGCCTGCCGCTCGCCGCCGTCACCGGCCGCGCCGAGATGATGGACTCCGTGCACGGCGGCGGTCTGGGCGGCACCTACGGCGGCAACCCGGTGGCGTGCGCCGGTGCGCTCGGTTCCATCGAGACCATGAAGGAGCTCGACCTCAACGCCAAGGCGAAGAAGATCGAGTCCCTCATGAAGGCCCGTCTGACGGCCATGCAGGAGAAGTACGACATCATCGGCGACATCCGCGGCCGCGGCGCCATGATCGCGATCGAGCTGGTGAAGGACCCGGTCTCCAAGACCCCGTTCCCGGAGGCGGCCGGCGCGCTGGCCAAGGCCTGCCACGCGGAGGGCGTGCTCGTCCTCACCTGTGGCACCTACGGCAACGTGCTCCGCTTCCTCCCGCCGATCGTCATCGGCGAGGACCTGCTGAACGAGGGCCTGGACGTCATCGAGGCCGCGTTCGCGGCTCTCTGA
- a CDS encoding NAD(P)/FAD-dependent oxidoreductase: MAPDAMRTAARSLSEAKPVSYWLDDPGKPAAQPALTGDEHCDLLVIGGGYSGLWTALLAKERDPARDVVLIEGHEAGWAASGRNGGFCAASLTHGLANGMARWPDELAKLEELGARNLDAIEEAVARYGIDCDFERSGEIDVATEPHQVEELREMYEEVEKLGLGGSSQWLDQDAVRAEVDSPTFLGGIWDRDGVAMLNPAKLAWGLKEACLGLGVRIYENTRGLDLTGSGAGMAVRTPYGRIFARRVALGTNIFPSLVKRVRPLTVPVYDYALMTEQLTEEQLASIGWKNRQGLGDSANQFHYFRITPDRRILWGGYDAIYPYGGKLDAEYDHRPETYLKLAEHFFTCFPQLEGVKFSHAWGGAIDTCSRFSAFFGTAHAGKVAYAAGFTGLGVGATRFGADVMLDLLAGERTERTELEMVRSKPMPFPPEPFAWTGITLTKWSLARADRMGGHRNLWLKTLDRFGLGFDS; the protein is encoded by the coding sequence ATGGCCCCAGACGCCATGCGCACCGCTGCACGATCACTTTCCGAAGCGAAGCCGGTCTCGTACTGGCTGGACGATCCCGGCAAGCCCGCCGCACAGCCCGCCCTCACCGGGGACGAGCACTGCGACCTGCTCGTCATCGGCGGTGGATACAGCGGCCTGTGGACCGCGCTGCTAGCCAAGGAGCGCGACCCCGCGCGGGACGTCGTACTGATCGAGGGCCACGAGGCGGGCTGGGCCGCCTCGGGCCGCAACGGCGGCTTCTGCGCCGCTTCCCTCACCCACGGCCTCGCCAACGGGATGGCCCGCTGGCCGGACGAGCTGGCCAAGCTGGAGGAGCTCGGCGCCCGCAACCTCGACGCCATCGAGGAGGCCGTCGCCCGCTACGGCATCGACTGCGACTTCGAGCGCAGCGGCGAGATCGACGTGGCCACCGAGCCGCACCAGGTCGAGGAACTGCGCGAGATGTACGAGGAGGTCGAGAAGCTCGGCCTCGGCGGCAGCTCGCAGTGGCTGGATCAGGACGCCGTACGGGCCGAGGTCGACTCCCCGACCTTCCTCGGCGGGATCTGGGACCGCGACGGCGTCGCCATGCTCAACCCGGCGAAGCTCGCCTGGGGCCTCAAGGAGGCCTGCCTGGGCCTGGGCGTGCGGATCTACGAGAACACGCGCGGCCTGGACCTGACCGGCTCGGGGGCCGGGATGGCCGTGCGCACCCCGTACGGGCGGATCTTCGCCCGCCGGGTGGCGCTGGGCACCAACATCTTCCCCTCGCTGGTCAAGCGGGTGCGCCCGCTGACGGTCCCGGTCTACGACTACGCCCTGATGACCGAGCAGCTCACCGAGGAGCAGCTGGCCTCGATCGGCTGGAAGAACCGGCAGGGGCTCGGCGACAGCGCCAACCAGTTCCACTACTTCCGGATCACCCCCGACCGGCGGATCCTGTGGGGCGGCTACGACGCGATCTACCCGTACGGCGGCAAGCTCGACGCGGAGTACGACCACCGCCCCGAGACCTATCTCAAACTCGCCGAGCACTTCTTCACCTGCTTCCCGCAGCTGGAAGGGGTGAAATTCAGCCACGCCTGGGGCGGGGCCATCGACACCTGCTCCCGCTTCTCGGCCTTCTTCGGCACCGCGCACGCGGGCAAGGTGGCCTACGCGGCCGGCTTCACCGGGCTCGGCGTCGGCGCCACCCGCTTCGGCGCCGACGTGATGCTGGACCTCCTGGCGGGGGAGCGGACCGAGCGCACGGAGCTGGAGATGGTCCGCTCCAAGCCGATGCCGTTCCCGCCCGAGCCCTTCGCGTGGACCGGGATCACGCTGACCAAGTGGTCGCTGGCGCGGGCGGACCGCATGGGCGGCCACCGGAACCTGTGGCTGAAGACCCTGGACCGCTTCGGGCTCGGCTTCGACAGCTGA